In Corynebacterium endometrii, one DNA window encodes the following:
- the tkt gene encoding transketolase: protein MTERRYPSDWTDTDTRAVDTVRVLAADAVENCGSGHPGTAMSLAPLAYTLYQRVINHDPADVKWAGRDRFVLSVGHSSLTQYIQLYLGGFGLEMEDLKSLRTWGSKTPGHPEVHHTDGVEITTGPLGQGLASSVGMAMAARRERGLFDPEAPAGESPFDHYVYVIASDGDLQEGVTAEASSLAGTQKLGNLIVFWDDNRISIEDDTDIAFNEDVTKRYEAYGWHVQTVESGEDVEAIERAVKAAQEVSDKPSFIRVKTVIAFPAPTKMNTGASHGSALGADEVAATKEILGFDPNSHFHIDDEVIAHTRKLVERGAEKHAEWQKKFDAWAAANPERKQLFDRMNARELPENFGAGLPTWEAGESVATRKASEAAIQALAADLPEMWGGSADLAGSNNTVIKGADSFGPESITTNAWTAQPYGRNLHFGIREHSMSAIMNGIALHGNTRVYGGTFLIFSEYMYPAVRLGALMSTDTYYVWTHDSIGLGEDGPTHQPVETLAALRAIPNLSVIRPADANETAQAWAAALEYKAAPKGLALTRQNIPVLEGTKEKAAEGVRRGAYILVEASKQTPDVILIASGSEVSLAVEAAKELEANGTATRVVSAPCLEWFDEQDSAYRESVLPSEVRARVSVEAGVAMPWHKYTGSYGRNVSLEHFGASAPAAELFERFGFTAAKVVEAAKASLADAS from the coding sequence ATGACTGAGCGCCGCTACCCATCAGATTGGACGGACACTGACACCCGCGCAGTAGACACTGTGCGTGTACTGGCCGCTGATGCCGTAGAGAACTGCGGCTCTGGACATCCGGGTACCGCGATGTCTTTGGCCCCGTTGGCCTACACGCTGTACCAGCGCGTCATCAATCATGACCCGGCTGACGTGAAGTGGGCCGGGCGCGACCGTTTCGTTCTTTCCGTCGGCCACTCCTCCCTGACCCAGTACATCCAGCTCTACCTCGGCGGCTTTGGCCTCGAGATGGAGGACCTCAAGAGCCTGCGCACATGGGGCTCGAAGACCCCAGGCCACCCAGAGGTTCACCACACTGACGGCGTGGAAATCACGACCGGCCCGCTGGGCCAGGGCCTGGCGTCCTCCGTGGGCATGGCTATGGCGGCCCGCCGCGAGCGCGGCCTGTTTGATCCGGAGGCCCCTGCCGGCGAGTCCCCGTTCGATCACTACGTCTACGTCATCGCCTCCGATGGAGACCTGCAGGAAGGCGTAACCGCTGAGGCTTCTTCCCTAGCGGGCACCCAGAAGCTGGGCAACCTCATTGTCTTCTGGGATGACAACCGCATCTCCATCGAGGATGACACCGATATCGCATTCAACGAGGATGTCACCAAGCGTTACGAGGCCTACGGCTGGCACGTCCAAACCGTTGAGTCCGGCGAAGATGTCGAGGCAATCGAGCGGGCCGTTAAGGCCGCCCAGGAGGTTAGCGACAAGCCTTCCTTCATACGCGTAAAGACCGTCATTGCTTTCCCGGCGCCTACAAAGATGAACACGGGCGCATCCCACGGCTCCGCTTTGGGCGCCGATGAAGTTGCGGCTACGAAGGAAATTCTGGGCTTCGATCCTAATTCCCACTTCCACATTGACGATGAGGTCATTGCCCACACCCGCAAGCTCGTTGAGCGCGGTGCGGAAAAGCACGCCGAGTGGCAGAAGAAGTTCGATGCATGGGCCGCGGCAAATCCGGAGCGCAAGCAACTGTTTGACCGCATGAACGCCCGCGAGCTGCCGGAAAACTTCGGCGCGGGGCTTCCTACCTGGGAGGCCGGCGAGTCCGTGGCAACTCGAAAGGCATCGGAAGCCGCTATCCAGGCTTTGGCGGCCGATCTTCCCGAGATGTGGGGCGGATCCGCCGACCTGGCCGGCTCCAACAACACGGTCATCAAGGGCGCGGATTCCTTCGGCCCCGAGTCCATCACTACCAATGCGTGGACTGCGCAGCCTTATGGCCGCAACCTACACTTCGGCATCCGCGAGCACAGCATGTCCGCGATCATGAACGGTATTGCGCTACACGGCAACACCCGCGTGTACGGCGGTACGTTCCTGATCTTCTCTGAGTACATGTACCCAGCGGTGCGCCTGGGCGCGCTGATGAGCACTGACACCTACTACGTCTGGACTCATGACTCCATTGGCCTGGGCGAGGACGGGCCTACCCACCAGCCCGTTGAGACTCTGGCCGCGCTCCGCGCTATCCCTAACCTGTCTGTAATCCGCCCGGCCGATGCCAATGAGACTGCTCAGGCGTGGGCAGCGGCCCTAGAATACAAGGCCGCCCCTAAGGGCCTGGCCCTGACCCGCCAGAACATTCCGGTGCTCGAGGGCACCAAGGAAAAGGCCGCTGAAGGCGTTCGCCGCGGCGCTTACATCCTGGTCGAGGCGTCAAAGCAAACCCCTGACGTCATCCTGATCGCCTCCGGTTCCGAGGTTTCCCTAGCGGTCGAGGCGGCTAAGGAGCTCGAGGCAAACGGCACCGCCACCCGCGTCGTCTCCGCGCCGTGCCTTGAGTGGTTCGATGAGCAGGATTCGGCCTACCGCGAGTCCGTACTTCCATCCGAGGTCCGCGCCCGCGTCTCCGTTGAGGCTGGCGTCGCGATGCCTTGGCACAAGTACACCGGCTCATACGGCCGCAACGTTTCCCTGGAGCACTTCGGTGCCTCCGCACCTGCCGCGGAGCTGTTCGAAAGGTTCGGCTTCACCGCCGCAAAGGTAGTCGAGGCGGCCAAGGCCTCCCTCGCTGACGCCTCCTAG
- the tal gene encoding transaldolase has protein sequence MTHIDTLAEIGTSTWLDDLSRDRLKSGNLAEVIKNKSIVGVTTNPAIFAAAMSKGTAYDADIAQLKEAGTSVDEAVYALAIDDVRDACDQFAEIYKSTGGKDGRVSIEVDPRISADTEATVAQAKELWAKVDRPNLMVKIPATDGSLPAITEALAEGISVNVTLIFSLERYQQVIDAFKDGIKKAAEAGKDVSQIHSVASFFVSRLDTEVDARLEKIGTDEALALRGKAGVANAQLAYALFQEQLANATDLPEGANPQRPLWASTGVKNPQYPATLYVSELAGPETVNTMPEGTIDAVLEQGNLHGDTLTGARAEAEKVMADVAAAGIDFADVFAVLEKESVDKFVAAWDELLESMAVRL, from the coding sequence ATGACCCACATCGATACCCTTGCCGAGATCGGCACGTCCACCTGGTTGGATGACCTGTCCCGCGACCGCCTCAAGTCGGGCAACCTGGCTGAGGTTATTAAGAACAAGTCCATCGTTGGTGTTACCACTAATCCCGCAATCTTTGCGGCCGCCATGTCCAAGGGCACTGCCTACGACGCTGACATAGCCCAGCTCAAGGAGGCCGGTACTTCCGTCGATGAGGCGGTCTATGCGCTCGCAATCGACGATGTGCGCGATGCGTGTGATCAGTTTGCGGAAATCTACAAGTCCACCGGCGGCAAGGATGGGCGCGTGTCCATCGAGGTAGATCCCCGTATCTCCGCCGATACGGAGGCCACCGTTGCACAGGCCAAAGAGCTTTGGGCAAAGGTGGACCGCCCTAACCTCATGGTCAAGATCCCGGCCACGGACGGTTCTCTTCCGGCCATCACCGAGGCACTGGCTGAGGGCATCTCGGTCAACGTCACCCTGATCTTCTCCCTTGAGCGCTACCAGCAGGTAATCGACGCGTTCAAGGACGGTATCAAGAAGGCCGCGGAGGCCGGCAAGGACGTCTCCCAGATTCATTCCGTAGCGTCCTTCTTCGTCTCCCGCCTCGATACCGAGGTGGACGCTCGCCTGGAAAAGATCGGTACCGATGAGGCTTTGGCGCTGCGCGGCAAGGCCGGCGTTGCCAATGCCCAGTTGGCTTACGCGCTCTTCCAGGAGCAGCTGGCTAACGCCACCGATCTGCCAGAGGGCGCTAACCCGCAGCGCCCTCTGTGGGCCTCCACCGGGGTGAAGAACCCCCAGTACCCAGCCACACTTTATGTTTCGGAGCTCGCCGGCCCCGAAACCGTCAACACGATGCCTGAGGGCACCATTGACGCAGTTCTCGAGCAGGGTAATCTTCACGGAGATACGCTTACCGGCGCACGGGCTGAGGCTGAGAAGGTCATGGCCGATGTGGCTGCGGCTGGTATAGACTTCGCCGACGTATTTGCGGTGCTGGAGAAAGAGAGCGTGGATAAGTTCGTTGCCGCGTGGGACGAACTGCTTGAGTCCATGGCCGTTCGCCTCTAA
- the zwf gene encoding glucose-6-phosphate dehydrogenase, with product MSVPSAWGNPLRNDEDKRLPRIAGPSGLVIFGVTGDLARKKLLPAIYDLANRGLLPAGFTLVGYGRRDWDKQAFCEYVLQAVKAGARTDFREHVWTHLAKGIEFVSGDFDDEGFDSLSSRLAELDAERGTGGNWAYYLSVPPEFFSNICHQLERVGMANQSDNSWRRVIIEKPFGHDRESARELNEIVNAVFPEKSVFRIDHYLGKETVQNILALRFANQIFEPMWNAHYIDHVQITMAEDIGLGGRAGYYDGIGAARDVIQNHLIQLLALVAMEEPVSFQPEALQAEKLKVLRATHAVHPLNKTTARGQYAAGWQGSEYVKGLREEEGFDPNSSTETYAACTLEVNSRRWGGVPFYLRTGKRLGRRVTEIALVFKEAPHQPFSDGQTGALGQNAVVIRVQPDEGVTMRFGSKVPGSAMEVRDVNMDFAYTEAFTEESPEAYERLILDALLDESSLFPTNEEVEQSWAILDPIIKYWASAGQPEEYPAGTWGPESADKMLRRRGHTWRRP from the coding sequence GTGTCTGTACCTAGTGCGTGGGGTAACCCGCTACGCAATGATGAGGACAAGCGCCTGCCGCGAATCGCGGGCCCTTCTGGCCTGGTCATTTTTGGCGTTACCGGCGATCTGGCCAGGAAGAAGCTCCTGCCGGCAATCTATGACCTGGCTAACCGCGGCCTGCTGCCTGCCGGTTTCACCCTAGTGGGCTACGGCCGCCGTGATTGGGACAAACAAGCATTTTGCGAATACGTCCTCCAGGCCGTTAAGGCCGGCGCCCGCACCGATTTCCGGGAGCACGTCTGGACCCACCTCGCCAAGGGCATTGAGTTTGTCTCCGGCGATTTTGATGATGAAGGGTTTGACTCCCTTTCCTCCCGGCTGGCGGAACTAGACGCTGAACGCGGCACCGGCGGCAACTGGGCCTACTACCTGTCCGTTCCACCGGAGTTCTTCTCTAACATTTGCCACCAGCTTGAGCGCGTGGGCATGGCCAACCAATCGGACAATTCATGGCGCCGCGTCATCATTGAAAAGCCGTTCGGGCACGACCGGGAATCAGCCCGTGAGCTCAACGAGATAGTCAATGCGGTCTTCCCGGAAAAATCCGTGTTCCGTATCGACCACTATCTGGGCAAGGAAACGGTTCAAAACATCTTGGCGCTGCGTTTCGCCAACCAAATCTTTGAGCCAATGTGGAACGCCCACTACATCGACCATGTTCAGATCACCATGGCGGAGGACATTGGCCTTGGCGGTCGCGCCGGATACTACGACGGTATCGGCGCGGCCCGCGACGTGATCCAAAACCACCTCATCCAGCTCTTGGCTCTCGTTGCCATGGAGGAACCGGTTTCCTTCCAGCCGGAAGCCCTCCAGGCGGAGAAATTAAAGGTCCTGCGGGCTACCCATGCGGTCCATCCGCTCAACAAGACCACCGCCCGCGGGCAGTACGCGGCCGGATGGCAGGGTTCGGAATACGTTAAGGGCCTGCGAGAAGAAGAAGGCTTCGACCCTAATTCCAGCACCGAGACGTACGCGGCCTGCACGCTGGAGGTCAATTCCCGCCGTTGGGGAGGCGTGCCGTTCTACCTACGCACCGGCAAGCGTTTGGGGCGCCGCGTCACCGAGATCGCCTTGGTATTCAAGGAAGCCCCCCATCAGCCGTTTAGCGACGGCCAGACCGGCGCACTTGGCCAAAATGCCGTGGTCATCCGCGTCCAACCCGATGAGGGCGTAACCATGCGCTTTGGCTCAAAGGTGCCCGGCTCCGCGATGGAGGTCCGCGATGTAAATATGGACTTTGCGTACACGGAGGCGTTCACGGAGGAATCCCCGGAGGCCTACGAGCGCCTGATCTTGGATGCCCTATTGGATGAGTCTTCACTCTTCCCCACCAACGAAGAGGTAGAACAGTCCTGGGCAATCCTGGACCCAATCATCAAGTACTGGGCCAGCGCCGGCCAGCCGGAAGAATACCCGGCCGGTACGTGGGGCCCAGAGTCCGCCGACAAGATGCTGCGCCGCCGTGGACACACGTGGCGCCGCCCCTAG
- a CDS encoding glucose-6-phosphate dehydrogenase assembly protein OpcA: protein MIIPLPQTNTRTIVKELTSAQEHYTHATGRVLTLIVVASASDDIDNILDSVRTASHEHPSRVLVVIANPDNPQTSIDAELRVGGEAGSSEIVVMQLHGALAGQAEAVVTPLLLPDTPIVAWWPTRAPHNPAQDPIGRIAQRRITNVLHEASSGREALQSVASGYSPGDSDMAWAAITLWRGIVASALDRYPQEPVISATIAGPAAAPAVDIAAGWLADRLGVEVNREYREATAGRQGFPIEGLHFERDSSNVTIKVVDNDTVKVSVPGSPASLVALNVRTQAEMLSEELRHLDTDHAYAHALRALGRVTYGES, encoded by the coding sequence GTGATTATTCCTTTACCGCAGACCAACACGCGGACCATCGTCAAAGAGCTCACTTCGGCGCAGGAACATTACACCCATGCCACCGGACGCGTGCTCACGCTCATCGTGGTCGCCTCGGCCTCCGATGATATCGATAACATCCTCGACTCCGTGCGTACCGCGTCCCACGAGCACCCATCGCGCGTCTTGGTAGTCATCGCCAACCCGGATAACCCGCAAACCTCCATCGATGCCGAATTGCGCGTGGGCGGTGAGGCTGGCTCGTCAGAGATTGTGGTCATGCAGCTCCATGGCGCGCTGGCCGGTCAGGCTGAGGCCGTGGTGACTCCGCTGCTCCTGCCCGATACACCTATCGTCGCGTGGTGGCCTACCCGCGCCCCGCATAACCCGGCACAGGACCCCATCGGCCGCATCGCCCAACGCAGAATTACCAACGTCCTGCATGAGGCGTCCAGCGGCCGGGAGGCCCTGCAGAGCGTGGCATCGGGATACTCCCCGGGCGATTCCGATATGGCGTGGGCCGCTATCACCCTGTGGCGGGGCATCGTCGCCTCGGCTTTAGATCGCTACCCGCAGGAGCCGGTCATCTCGGCCACGATTGCGGGTCCTGCGGCGGCCCCCGCAGTGGATATCGCCGCGGGTTGGTTAGCGGACCGCCTGGGTGTGGAGGTTAACCGTGAGTACCGCGAGGCTACCGCCGGGCGCCAGGGTTTTCCCATCGAAGGCCTGCACTTTGAGCGCGATTCGTCCAACGTCACCATCAAGGTCGTAGACAACGATACCGTCAAGGTCTCAGTGCCGGGTTCCCCAGCCTCGCTGGTGGCGCTTAACGTGCGCACCCAGGCCGAAATGCTCTCCGAGGAACTGCGCCATCTCGATACGGACCATGCCTACGCGCATGCCCTGCGAGCCCTCGGGCGAGTCACCTATGGAGAAAGTTAA
- the pgl gene encoding 6-phosphogluconolactonase — protein sequence MVNIIRVRDQKELINTAALRFTDAIVAAQNPGGGVHGDGVARVVLTGGGAGIGLLRQLADLDYAARRQGDQFPALSVDWSRVHVFFGDERNVPVDHPDSNEGQAREALLNHVGIPEANIHGYGLGALPMEEAARAYAETLSEHAPHGFDLHLLGMGGEGHINSLFPHSAATAEAERLVTVVNDSPKPPAERLTLTLPAIRRAKRVWLLVSGAEKAEAAKHVADGSPAADWPASGAQGAEETLLFLAEDAAALL from the coding sequence GTGGTAAACATCATTCGAGTCCGTGACCAAAAAGAGCTCATCAACACCGCGGCGCTGCGGTTTACCGATGCCATTGTCGCCGCCCAGAATCCCGGTGGCGGGGTTCACGGTGACGGCGTAGCCCGAGTAGTCCTCACCGGCGGCGGGGCCGGGATAGGCCTTTTGCGTCAGCTCGCAGACCTTGACTACGCGGCACGGCGGCAGGGGGACCAATTCCCCGCTTTAAGCGTCGATTGGTCCCGGGTACACGTATTTTTCGGCGATGAGCGCAACGTGCCGGTAGACCATCCGGACTCCAACGAGGGGCAGGCCCGCGAGGCGCTGCTCAATCACGTGGGTATTCCGGAGGCCAACATCCATGGTTATGGACTGGGCGCCTTGCCGATGGAAGAAGCGGCCCGCGCCTATGCGGAGACGCTTAGCGAACACGCGCCGCACGGGTTCGATCTCCATCTCCTAGGCATGGGTGGTGAAGGCCACATCAACTCCCTGTTCCCACACTCCGCCGCAACCGCCGAGGCGGAACGCCTCGTGACGGTAGTCAACGATTCGCCCAAGCCGCCGGCTGAACGGCTTACCTTAACGTTGCCTGCAATCCGCCGCGCGAAGAGGGTCTGGCTACTCGTCTCTGGAGCCGAAAAGGCTGAGGCTGCCAAGCATGTTGCTGACGGTTCGCCCGCTGCAGACTGGCCTGCCTCCGGCGCGCAGGGCGCGGAGGAGACGCTGCTCTTCCTCGCCGAAGACGCCGCGGCCCTACTATAG
- the secG gene encoding preprotein translocase subunit SecG, translating into MVLALEIFLVASAVLMTIFVLLHKGKGGGLSSLFGGGVQSNLSGSTVVEKNLDRVTIFMVIIWLACIVGLNLIEAFTV; encoded by the coding sequence ATGGTTCTCGCACTCGAGATTTTTCTCGTAGCCTCCGCTGTCCTCATGACTATCTTTGTCCTGCTGCACAAGGGTAAAGGCGGCGGACTGTCTAGCCTCTTTGGCGGCGGTGTGCAGTCTAATCTGTCCGGTTCCACCGTGGTGGAAAAGAACTTGGATCGTGTCACCATTTTCATGGTGATCATCTGGCTGGCCTGCATCGTGGGCCTGAACCTGATCGAGGCTTTCACAGTCTAA
- the tpiA gene encoding triose-phosphate isomerase, producing MARTPFIAGNWKMNHDHMQTVGTIQKFDFSLPKEYYEKVDVAFIVPFTDIRTAQTLVEGDKLKITYGAQDISQHDSGAYTGEVSGQMLAKLGCTWAIVGHSERREYHGETDEVVAAKAAAALKNGISPIVCVGEPLEIREAGTHVDYVVEQTRASLAGLSAEDLSKTVIAYEPVWAIGTGKVASAEDAQEVCAAIRELVKELAGEEVAEGIRILYGGSVKVDSVGEIVGKPDVDGGLIGGASLVGEDFAKLAANAANAVS from the coding sequence ATGGCACGTACCCCATTCATTGCGGGTAACTGGAAGATGAACCACGATCACATGCAGACCGTGGGCACCATCCAGAAATTCGATTTCTCCCTGCCGAAGGAGTACTACGAGAAGGTTGACGTTGCGTTTATCGTACCGTTTACCGATATTCGTACCGCCCAGACTCTGGTTGAGGGGGACAAGCTCAAGATAACCTACGGCGCACAGGACATCTCCCAGCACGATTCGGGCGCATACACCGGTGAAGTCTCAGGGCAGATGCTGGCTAAACTCGGCTGCACCTGGGCTATCGTGGGTCACTCCGAGCGTCGCGAGTACCACGGAGAAACTGATGAGGTCGTGGCAGCTAAGGCTGCCGCGGCATTGAAGAACGGCATTTCCCCGATCGTCTGCGTAGGCGAGCCTTTGGAAATTCGCGAGGCTGGTACCCATGTTGATTACGTGGTGGAACAGACCCGCGCGTCCCTTGCCGGTTTGTCCGCAGAAGACCTCTCCAAGACCGTTATCGCCTATGAGCCCGTATGGGCAATCGGCACGGGCAAGGTAGCTTCCGCTGAGGATGCGCAGGAAGTATGCGCCGCTATCCGTGAATTGGTAAAGGAGCTCGCCGGAGAAGAGGTAGCAGAGGGCATCCGCATACTCTACGGTGGCTCCGTCAAGGTCGATTCGGTCGGCGAGATTGTTGGCAAGCCGGACGTCGACGGCGGCCTCATCGGTGGCGCCTCCCTTGTTGGCGAGGACTTCGCTAAGCTGGCCGCCAACGCCGCCAACGCGGTGAGCTAA
- a CDS encoding phosphoglycerate kinase produces MAFKTLDDLLAEGVESRHILVRSDFNVPLDDEGNITDPGRITASLPTIKALVEGGAKVILSAHLGRPKGEVNEKYSLAPVAEALSEALGQYVALAGDVSGEDAHERANGLNDGDVMLIENVRFDPRETSKDESERGAFADELVALAADNGAFVSDGFGVVHRAQTSVYDVATRLPAYAGKLVQKELDVLSSVAKEPEHPYVVVLGGSKVSDKLGVIEALADKADHVIIGGGMCYTFLAAQGYDVQKSLLQEEMIDTCKGLLERFGDKLVLPVDLVAASEFSADAEVKTVELDGIPEGWLSTDIGPKSVEKFAGILAESKTVFWNGPMGVFEMEPFSKGTAGVAQAIIDATAKNGSFTVVGGGDSAASVRVLGLDEEGFSHISTGGGASLEFLEGKELPGVAVLEA; encoded by the coding sequence ATGGCTTTTAAGACCCTTGATGATCTGCTTGCTGAGGGTGTGGAGTCCCGCCACATTCTGGTTAGGTCCGATTTCAACGTCCCGCTAGACGATGAGGGAAATATCACGGACCCAGGCCGTATTACAGCCTCCCTGCCAACGATTAAGGCCCTGGTCGAAGGCGGCGCAAAGGTCATCTTGTCCGCCCACCTGGGCCGCCCGAAGGGCGAGGTCAATGAGAAGTATTCCCTGGCCCCGGTTGCCGAAGCCCTGTCCGAGGCCTTGGGCCAGTACGTAGCGCTTGCCGGCGATGTATCCGGTGAGGATGCCCACGAGCGGGCAAACGGCCTCAACGATGGTGACGTCATGCTCATCGAAAATGTACGTTTCGATCCACGCGAGACCTCTAAGGACGAGTCCGAGCGCGGCGCATTCGCCGACGAGCTCGTGGCCCTGGCCGCCGATAACGGCGCATTTGTTTCCGACGGCTTCGGCGTTGTACACCGCGCCCAGACCTCCGTGTATGACGTAGCCACGCGTTTGCCCGCTTACGCTGGCAAGTTGGTACAAAAAGAGCTGGACGTTCTGTCCTCAGTGGCCAAGGAACCTGAGCACCCATACGTGGTAGTGCTGGGTGGTTCCAAGGTGTCCGACAAGCTAGGCGTTATCGAGGCGCTGGCAGACAAGGCTGACCACGTCATCATTGGCGGCGGAATGTGCTACACCTTCCTGGCAGCACAGGGCTACGACGTGCAGAAGTCCCTCCTGCAAGAGGAAATGATCGACACGTGCAAGGGCCTGCTTGAGCGCTTCGGTGACAAGTTGGTACTCCCGGTTGACCTGGTCGCGGCTTCCGAGTTCTCGGCCGACGCTGAGGTTAAGACCGTGGAGCTGGACGGAATCCCAGAGGGCTGGCTTTCTACCGATATCGGCCCTAAGTCCGTCGAGAAATTCGCAGGCATCCTCGCTGAATCCAAGACCGTGTTCTGGAACGGCCCAATGGGCGTATTCGAGATGGAACCATTCTCCAAGGGCACCGCAGGCGTAGCTCAGGCGATTATTGACGCAACCGCTAAGAACGGTTCTTTCACCGTCGTGGGTGGCGGCGATTCCGCCGCGTCCGTTCGCGTGCTTGGCCTGGATGAAGAAGGCTTCTCCCACATTTCCACCGGCGGCGGAGCTTCCCTCGAATTCCTCGAGGGCAAGGAGCTCCCCGGCGTGGCGGTACTCGAGGCCTAG
- the gap gene encoding type I glyceraldehyde-3-phosphate dehydrogenase, which produces MTIRVAINGFGRIGRNFFRAVTENPGDLEIVAINDLTDNKTLATLLKYDSVLGRFGAEVDSDEESITVDGKKIQATDEKDPSKLNWAELNVDIVIESTGFYTDANGAKAHIEAGAKKVIISAPGKNVDATFVYNVNSEDYDPENHNIISAASCTTNCLAPMAKVLHEKFGIEKGLMTTIHAYTGDQRIQDAPHRDLRRARAAAVNMVPTSTGAAKAVSLVLPELEGKLDGYAMRVPTITGSATDLTFTASREVTVEEINAAIKEAASGEFGETLGYTEDPLVSTDIITDPHGCIFDAGMTKVSNGNLVKVLGWYDNEWGYTSQLLRLTKQVGGAL; this is translated from the coding sequence GTGACCATCCGCGTAGCTATTAACGGCTTTGGCCGCATCGGCCGTAACTTCTTCCGCGCTGTTACCGAGAACCCAGGCGACCTCGAGATCGTTGCCATCAATGACCTGACTGACAACAAGACCCTGGCAACCCTGCTGAAGTATGACTCCGTACTGGGCCGTTTCGGTGCTGAGGTTGACTCCGACGAGGAGTCCATCACCGTTGACGGAAAGAAGATCCAGGCTACCGACGAGAAGGATCCTTCCAAGCTCAACTGGGCTGAGCTTAACGTGGATATCGTCATCGAGTCCACCGGTTTCTACACCGACGCAAACGGCGCAAAGGCCCACATCGAGGCTGGCGCCAAGAAGGTCATCATCTCCGCCCCAGGCAAGAACGTCGATGCGACCTTCGTATACAACGTAAACTCTGAGGATTACGACCCAGAGAACCACAACATCATCTCTGCAGCTTCCTGCACCACCAACTGCCTGGCACCGATGGCTAAGGTCCTCCACGAGAAGTTCGGCATCGAGAAGGGCCTGATGACCACCATCCACGCCTACACCGGTGACCAGCGCATCCAGGACGCTCCTCACAGGGATCTGCGTCGCGCACGTGCGGCCGCGGTCAACATGGTTCCTACCTCCACCGGCGCTGCCAAGGCCGTTTCCTTGGTTCTGCCTGAGCTCGAGGGCAAGCTGGACGGTTACGCAATGCGCGTTCCTACCATCACCGGCTCCGCGACCGATCTGACCTTCACCGCTTCCCGCGAGGTTACCGTCGAGGAGATCAACGCCGCCATCAAGGAGGCCGCTTCCGGCGAGTTCGGCGAAACCCTTGGCTACACCGAGGACCCACTGGTTTCCACTGACATCATCACCGATCCTCACGGCTGCATCTTCGACGCCGGCATGACCAAGGTCTCCAACGGCAACCTGGTCAAGGTCCTGGGCTGGTATGACAACGAGTGGGGCTACACCTCCCAGCTCCTGCGCCTGACCAAGCAGGTTGGCGGCGCGCTGTAG
- the whiA gene encoding DNA-binding protein WhiA, whose translation MTLTERVVKELTAVNVPRQSAKAAELAAIIRFAGEISVVGESAVLEIELEDQLVAQRVVASLEELYDIKAATHLVGPGSASRKPRIQVRLTQGVKELMRRLGLVTRSGHAVVGLPPQVISGTIADNEAAWRGAFMVAGSLTEPGRSSSLDVTCPCQEAALALVGCARRLGIVAKTKETRGADRVVVRDGDAIGALLTRMGAQTTRLDWESKRLLNEARVTGSRLQNFDDANLRRSARAAVTAAARVERAMEILGDDVPEHLADAGHLRVKHRQASLEELGRLADPPMTKDAVAGRIRRLLSMADKRAQELEIPDTNESVSEELFDEQ comes from the coding sequence GTGACTCTTACCGAAAGGGTAGTCAAAGAACTCACTGCTGTGAACGTTCCTCGGCAGTCTGCAAAGGCTGCCGAGCTGGCGGCGATTATTCGCTTCGCCGGTGAGATATCAGTAGTGGGAGAGTCCGCGGTCTTAGAGATTGAGTTGGAGGACCAACTAGTCGCCCAACGAGTGGTTGCCAGCCTGGAAGAGCTCTACGATATTAAGGCGGCTACCCACTTGGTGGGCCCCGGAAGCGCTTCCCGAAAACCGCGAATCCAAGTGCGCTTGACCCAGGGCGTGAAGGAACTCATGCGGCGCTTAGGCCTGGTGACCCGCTCCGGGCATGCAGTTGTGGGCCTGCCTCCGCAGGTGATTTCCGGGACCATCGCCGATAATGAGGCGGCTTGGAGGGGCGCGTTCATGGTTGCGGGTTCTCTGACCGAACCCGGGCGCTCATCTTCTCTCGATGTCACGTGTCCGTGCCAAGAGGCCGCGCTTGCGCTAGTTGGTTGCGCGCGGCGCCTGGGCATAGTTGCCAAAACCAAAGAGACCCGAGGCGCTGACCGCGTTGTGGTGCGCGACGGAGACGCTATTGGCGCGTTGCTCACGCGCATGGGGGCCCAGACCACCCGTTTGGACTGGGAGTCTAAGCGCTTGCTGAATGAGGCCCGCGTCACGGGTTCGCGGCTTCAGAATTTCGATGACGCGAATCTGCGCCGTTCGGCGCGGGCTGCGGTGACCGCGGCCGCGCGCGTCGAGCGCGCCATGGAAATCCTTGGCGATGATGTTCCAGAGCATCTGGCCGACGCCGGTCACCTTCGCGTCAAACACCGGCAGGCGTCCCTGGAGGAGTTGGGCCGCCTGGCCGATCCACCAATGACTAAGGATGCGGTTGCGGGGCGCATCCGTCGATTGCTGTCAATGGCGGATAAGCGCGCTCAGGAATTGGAAATCCCGGATACCAACGAGTCCGTATCGGAGGAGCTCTTCGACGAGCAGTAG